From a single Lolium rigidum isolate FL_2022 chromosome 7, APGP_CSIRO_Lrig_0.1, whole genome shotgun sequence genomic region:
- the LOC124675938 gene encoding methionine aminopeptidase 1B, chloroplastic-like, producing MSHGASYSGVPAPPRPSGPHALLLPAAPPSSSKCTINRRHPRTASSVFGKAIPQKRCVVVAGGLTWVDGVEELMELRQSEEEAPVKVKKRPPLRRGKVYPQLTVPEHIPRPSYVGANIPQELHPVRQIHNAEGITGMRAACKLAAHVLNFAGTLVKPSVTTNEIDKAVHHMIVEAGAYPSPLGYGGFPKSICTSVNECVCHGLPDSTQLQNGDIINIDVNVFLNGYHGGTSRTFVCGEADKSIKHFLKAAEECLEKGISVCRDGVNYRKVGKKISNLAYFYGYHVVERFVGHGIGTMLHSEPLILHHANDNPGRMVEGETFTIEPILIMEKAECVTWENGWTTVTEDGSWAAQFEHTVLITRTGAEILTKL from the exons ATGTCGCACGGAGCGTCCTACTCCGGCGTCCCGGCACCTCCCAGGCCGTCCGGTCCCCACGCTCTCCTCCTCCCGGCGGCTCCCCCGTCCTCCTCAAAGTGCACGATTAATCGACGACACCCTCGGACGGCCTCCTCTGTTTTCG GTAAAGCGATACCGCAGAAGCGGTGCGTCGTTGTGGCCGGCGGACTTACTTGGGTTGATGGGGTTGAAGAGCTCATGGAGTTACGACA gTCAGAAGAGGAAGCCCCAGTGAAGGTAAAGAAGAGGCCGCCTTTGAGGCGTGGAAAGGTCTATCCGCAACTTACTGTACCAGAACACATTCCAAGACCATCTTACGTGGGTGCAAACATACCGCAAGAGTTACATCCCGTGCGCCAAATACACAATGCCGAAGGTATCACTGGGATGAGAGCTGCTTGCAAACTTGCCGCCCATGTACTGAACTTCGCGGGAACATTGGTCAAG CCATCAGTTACTACGAATGAAATCGACAAGGCGGTGCATCATATGATAGTTGAGGCAGGTGCTTATCCTTCTCCTCTTGGCTATGGTGGATTTCCTAAAAGTATCTGCACATCAGTAAATGAGTGTGTCTGCCACGGGCTACCCGATTCAACGCAGCTTCAG AATGGAGATATCATAAATATTGATGTAAATGTGTTCCTGAAT GGATACCATGGTGGAACTTCCAGAACTTTTGTATGTGGAGAAGCGGATAAATCTATCAAACATTTCCTGAAG GCAGCTGAAGAATGCTTGGAGAAGGGTATCTCTGTCTGCAGGGATGGTGTAAACTACAGAAAAGTTGGCAAGAAAATAAG TAACCTTGCTTATTTCTATGGCTATCATGTGGTGGAGCGCTTTGTTGGACATGGAATTGGAACCATGTTGCATTCAGAACCACTTATCCTCCATCATG CCAATGATAACCCTGGGCGAATGGTTGAAGGTGAAACATTCACAATTG AACCCATACTTATAATGGAGAAAGCAGAGTGTGTGACATGGGAAAATGGATGGACTACTGTCACCGAAGATGGCAGCTGGGCGGCACAGTTTGAGCATACTGTGCTGATCACTAGAACGGGTGCAGAAATATTGACAAAGCTCTGA